Proteins encoded by one window of Halosolutus amylolyticus:
- a CDS encoding DNA-directed DNA polymerase II small subunit produces the protein MPLEGPARIVSELTSRGYNAEREAVTKIASADDSRAVLERVIESLPEGALVVTTDHVDAALDGSQLTGPSSDRSGDSTDAAAQSAASPSTTDPSVSTGESSPNSTHEVGPSPVETEGSSSVADRSVDPDLRSLEISNDMTGASTGTGEYSDFVSVFRDRLDRLGSKLRSRVNHRPATAIESMPGGEEVAMVGLVNDVRSTASGHWLVELEDATGTFPWLVMKDREYVDLVDELLCDEVLAMEGTLADDSGIAFVDSMHFPDVPRTHEPSTADRPVQAALISDVHVGSQEFMADAWNRFADWLHTEAGERVEYLLLAGDMVEGVGVYPDQDEELDIVDIYEQYEAFNEHLKRVPGDLEIVMIPGNHDAVRLAEPQPGFDEELREIMSAHDPRIVSNPSMVTIEGVSVLMYHGVSLDEVIAELPEEKASYDEPHRAMYQLLKKRHVAPQFGGHTRLAPEEQDYLAIDEVPDIFHTGHVHKLGFGKYHNVLAINSGCWQAQTDFQKSVNIDPDAGYAPIVDLDTLDVTVQKFS, from the coding sequence GTGCCACTCGAGGGCCCGGCCCGGATCGTCAGCGAACTCACCAGTCGCGGGTACAACGCCGAACGTGAGGCGGTGACGAAGATCGCGTCCGCGGACGATTCCCGGGCCGTCCTCGAGCGCGTCATCGAATCGCTCCCCGAGGGAGCCCTCGTCGTCACGACCGACCACGTCGACGCGGCCCTCGATGGGAGCCAGCTGACTGGACCCTCCTCCGATCGATCCGGCGATTCGACCGACGCCGCGGCGCAGTCCGCGGCGAGCCCCTCCACGACCGACCCCTCCGTTTCAACTGGAGAGTCCTCTCCGAATTCGACGCACGAGGTCGGGCCGTCTCCAGTTGAAACGGAGGGGTCTTCGTCGGTCGCCGATCGATCGGTCGATCCGGACCTCCGGTCGCTCGAAATCAGCAACGACATGACCGGGGCGAGTACCGGGACCGGCGAGTACAGCGACTTCGTCTCGGTCTTCCGGGATCGGCTCGATCGTCTCGGCTCGAAACTGCGGAGTCGCGTCAACCACCGCCCGGCGACGGCGATCGAGTCGATGCCGGGCGGCGAGGAAGTCGCGATGGTCGGACTGGTCAACGACGTCCGATCGACGGCCAGCGGCCACTGGCTGGTCGAACTCGAGGACGCCACGGGCACCTTCCCGTGGCTGGTGATGAAAGACCGGGAGTACGTCGACCTCGTGGACGAACTGCTCTGTGACGAGGTGCTCGCGATGGAGGGGACGCTGGCGGACGATTCGGGGATCGCGTTCGTCGACTCGATGCACTTCCCCGACGTTCCCCGGACCCACGAGCCCTCGACGGCCGATCGGCCGGTTCAGGCGGCACTCATCAGCGACGTCCACGTCGGCAGTCAGGAGTTCATGGCGGACGCGTGGAATCGCTTCGCCGACTGGCTCCACACCGAGGCGGGCGAGCGCGTCGAGTACCTGCTGCTCGCGGGCGACATGGTCGAGGGCGTCGGCGTCTATCCCGACCAGGACGAGGAACTCGACATCGTCGACATCTACGAGCAGTACGAGGCGTTCAACGAGCACCTGAAACGGGTGCCCGGCGATCTCGAGATCGTCATGATTCCCGGCAACCACGACGCGGTGCGACTCGCCGAGCCCCAGCCCGGATTCGACGAGGAACTCCGGGAGATCATGTCGGCTCACGATCCACGCATCGTGAGCAATCCGTCGATGGTGACGATCGAGGGGGTGTCCGTGCTCATGTACCACGGCGTTTCGCTAGACGAGGTGATCGCCGAACTGCCCGAGGAGAAAGCGAGCTACGACGAGCCCCACAGGGCGATGTACCAGCTCCTGAAGAAACGCCACGTCGCGCCCCAGTTCGGCGGCCACACCCGTCTCGCACCCGAGGAGCAGGACTACCTCGCGATCGACGAGGTCCCCGACATCTTCCATACCGGACACGTCCACAAACTCGGGTTCGGCAAGTACCACAACGTGCTCGCGATCAACTCCGGCTGCTGGCAGGCCCAGACGGACTTCCAGAAGAGCGTCAACATCGATCCCGACGCGGGATACGCACCGATCGTCGACCTCGATACGCTCGACGTGACGGTCCAGAAGTTCAGCTAG
- a CDS encoding amidohydrolase family protein, which produces MVPSDRRSAAEEPPSAFRPAIDAHTHVFPDRLAAAIQRTLTEEAGWEFSSPTSRTGIEDVLRSAGVAAYVALPYAHEPGLARDLNAWLGAQAEASTFMIPFATVHPDDEDVADVVREAFENGARGLKIHCPVQECRPADSRIEPALEVATEYDRPITYHGGTAPMFEDSPYVGADAFAEVVNSYPDLRVCCAHMGTYEVDAFLDLARTNEQVYLDTTVAMSASAPETMGFDPSSIADETLIDRSDSIMYGSDFPNVPYPYREERAGLLARDLPRETARDIFYRTAIDFLGLEDDPVLETGST; this is translated from the coding sequence ATGGTACCTTCCGATCGACGGTCGGCGGCAGAGGAGCCCCCATCCGCGTTTCGCCCGGCAATCGACGCCCACACGCACGTGTTCCCCGATCGCCTCGCCGCCGCGATCCAGCGGACGCTCACCGAGGAGGCCGGCTGGGAGTTTTCCTCGCCGACGTCCCGAACGGGAATCGAGGACGTCCTTCGATCGGCCGGCGTCGCGGCCTACGTCGCCCTCCCGTACGCCCACGAGCCCGGACTCGCGCGCGACCTGAACGCGTGGCTCGGTGCGCAGGCCGAGGCGTCGACGTTCATGATCCCGTTCGCGACTGTCCATCCCGACGACGAAGACGTCGCCGACGTCGTTCGCGAGGCGTTCGAGAACGGGGCTCGCGGCCTGAAGATTCACTGTCCGGTCCAGGAGTGTCGTCCCGCGGACTCGCGCATCGAGCCCGCACTGGAGGTCGCGACCGAGTACGATCGGCCGATCACCTATCACGGCGGCACTGCGCCGATGTTCGAGGACAGCCCCTACGTCGGTGCGGACGCGTTCGCGGAGGTGGTGAACTCGTACCCGGACCTTCGGGTCTGCTGTGCGCACATGGGAACCTACGAGGTCGATGCGTTCCTCGATCTGGCGCGGACCAATGAACAGGTCTACCTCGACACGACGGTCGCGATGTCGGCGTCGGCCCCCGAGACGATGGGCTTCGACCCGTCGTCGATCGCCGACGAAACCCTGATCGACCGCTCCGACTCGATCATGTACGGCTCGGACTTTCCGAACGTCCCGTACCCCTACCGCGAGGAGCGTGCCGGACTGCTGGCCCGTGATCTGCCCCGCGAGACGGCCCGCGACATCTTCTACCGGACCGCGATCGACTTTCTGGGACTCGAGGACGATCCCGTACTCGAAACGGGATCTACCTAG
- a CDS encoding long-chain fatty acid--CoA ligase has translation MAGYDQTLKPFLWRAERLHPQQEVVSRTHEGIVRNTYSEYADRTRQLANALEEAGIEDGDRVGTFCWNHHRHAEVYFAAPNIGGQLHTINPLLPPEHVQYIVQNAEDKVLFVDQSLLEPFEAAYDEEAFETVEQFVVMGSDVPETSLEPVTDYESFVGAQDAEYDWPELDEENPAGMCYTSGTTGKPKGVEYTQKMLWAHTMATLTPQGLGIEEDDVVMPVVPMFHVNAWGLPFSTTAAGAKHVYPGPSPDPADLVQLIEEEGVTMTAGVPTVWLGVLEYLQENDADLSSLERIVIGGAAAPESLIRQYDDLGVEVVHAWGMTEMSPIGTVAHLKADLQDISKEEQYKKQAKQGLVVPGLEFKVVDDDGNEVPWNGEDFGELYIRGPWVTDSYFKRPDANESDFEGSWLKTGDVVTVDEDGYIKIVDRAKDVIKSGGEWISSQELENAIMAHDDVSEATVVGAPHEKWQERPVAFVVPTDDAAIDEDAFLEELNEFLMEDYPKWWTPDSVVHIDEVPKTATGKFDKKTLREQHDIESLLDDAPDPDAE, from the coding sequence ATGGCCGGATACGATCAGACACTGAAGCCGTTTCTCTGGCGCGCCGAGCGCCTCCACCCCCAGCAGGAGGTCGTCTCGCGAACCCACGAGGGGATCGTCCGCAACACCTACAGCGAGTACGCCGATCGAACGCGACAGCTCGCGAACGCCCTCGAGGAGGCGGGGATCGAGGACGGCGATCGCGTCGGGACGTTCTGCTGGAACCACCACCGCCACGCCGAGGTCTACTTCGCGGCCCCGAACATCGGCGGCCAGCTCCATACGATCAACCCGCTGCTCCCGCCGGAGCACGTCCAGTACATCGTCCAGAACGCCGAGGACAAGGTGCTGTTCGTCGACCAGTCGCTGCTCGAGCCGTTCGAGGCGGCCTACGACGAGGAGGCCTTCGAGACCGTCGAACAGTTCGTCGTCATGGGCTCGGACGTCCCCGAGACGAGCCTCGAACCGGTCACCGACTACGAGTCGTTCGTCGGCGCGCAGGACGCGGAGTACGACTGGCCCGAACTCGACGAGGAGAACCCCGCCGGGATGTGTTACACCTCCGGAACGACGGGCAAGCCGAAAGGCGTCGAGTACACCCAGAAGATGCTCTGGGCGCACACGATGGCCACCCTGACCCCGCAGGGCCTCGGCATCGAGGAGGACGACGTCGTCATGCCCGTCGTCCCGATGTTCCACGTCAACGCGTGGGGACTGCCGTTCTCCACGACGGCCGCCGGTGCGAAACACGTCTACCCCGGCCCGTCGCCAGACCCCGCCGATCTGGTCCAGCTGATCGAGGAGGAAGGCGTCACGATGACCGCCGGCGTCCCGACCGTCTGGCTCGGCGTCCTCGAGTACCTCCAGGAGAACGACGCCGACCTCTCGAGCCTCGAGCGCATCGTCATCGGCGGCGCCGCCGCGCCGGAGAGCCTGATCCGCCAGTACGACGACCTCGGCGTCGAGGTCGTCCACGCCTGGGGCATGACCGAGATGTCCCCGATCGGGACGGTCGCCCACCTCAAGGCCGATCTTCAGGACATCTCGAAAGAAGAACAGTACAAGAAGCAGGCCAAACAGGGCCTGGTCGTCCCCGGCCTCGAGTTCAAGGTCGTCGACGACGACGGGAACGAGGTCCCCTGGAACGGGGAGGACTTCGGCGAACTCTACATCCGCGGTCCGTGGGTAACGGACTCCTACTTCAAGCGGCCCGACGCCAACGAGTCGGACTTCGAGGGGTCGTGGCTCAAGACCGGTGACGTCGTCACCGTCGACGAGGACGGCTACATCAAGATCGTCGATCGCGCCAAAGACGTGATCAAGAGCGGCGGCGAGTGGATCTCCTCCCAGGAACTCGAGAACGCCATCATGGCCCACGACGACGTCAGCGAGGCGACCGTCGTCGGCGCACCCCACGAGAAGTGGCAGGAACGACCCGTCGCGTTCGTCGTCCCGACGGACGACGCCGCGATCGACGAGGACGCCTTCCTCGAGGAACTCAACGAGTTCCTCATGGAGGACTACCCCAAGTGGTGGACCCCGGACTCGGTCGTCCACATCGACGAGGTTCCAAAGACCGCTACGGGCAAGTTCGACAAGAAGACGCTCCGCGAGCAACACGATATCGAGTCGCTTCTCGACGACGCTCCGGACCCGGACGCCGAGTAA
- a CDS encoding lipopolysaccharide biosynthesis protein gives MSRDDEETVPDDERDALLTIAHGAVVTSGGISGQRALTTAVEVVLARGLGPMAYGVYAMAWRIAQILVRIVTFGSVPVLQRYVPAYDGTPKRQSVVVGLAYATTVGFGVVLAISVWRLAPWINELTVDQPSFVPTMRGFGFLVVLLGVVTIVSGNFRAVGSARGEVVFNKLLRPGVRFGCATAALALGYSVVGVAGAIVVGTGVLAALAAPIAARVTGIVPSLREARSEVRRFYNHAAPVAMSSLGKVFQNRVDVLLVGALLTTVAAGVYNALLVLIAIAWIPLQSFNQLLPPVASELYADGRIEVLNEIYTSVTRLIVTTVVPVLAILLVYGRDLLALFGPTYTQGYVPLVVYLGGVFVGSAVGATGWLLMMTDHQYARMLLDWLLAALNVALTYTFIVQFGLVGAALGTSLAIAIQNGIQVLLLRRFEGLWPFDRTFLTPIAAGGVTLLVMWTIRVSVSSSLAPVLGSVAGLGSYIVSLHVLGIDPRDRLVVRELVDRYRTDLTETLQTATRSA, from the coding sequence GTGAGTCGAGACGATGAGGAGACGGTTCCGGACGACGAGCGAGACGCCCTCCTGACGATCGCTCACGGCGCGGTCGTCACGTCCGGCGGGATTTCCGGACAACGGGCACTGACGACGGCGGTCGAGGTCGTCCTCGCACGAGGCCTCGGCCCGATGGCCTACGGCGTGTACGCGATGGCGTGGCGGATCGCACAGATACTCGTCCGGATCGTGACCTTCGGGAGCGTGCCGGTGCTTCAGCGATACGTCCCCGCATACGACGGAACGCCGAAGCGCCAGTCGGTCGTCGTCGGGTTAGCGTACGCGACGACGGTCGGGTTCGGCGTCGTACTGGCGATCAGCGTCTGGCGATTGGCCCCGTGGATCAACGAACTCACCGTCGACCAGCCGTCGTTCGTGCCGACGATGCGCGGGTTCGGATTCCTCGTGGTGTTGCTCGGCGTCGTCACGATCGTCTCCGGAAACTTCCGGGCAGTCGGCTCCGCCCGCGGCGAGGTAGTGTTCAACAAACTGCTCCGCCCGGGGGTTCGGTTCGGCTGTGCGACCGCGGCACTCGCCCTCGGATACTCGGTCGTCGGAGTCGCCGGCGCGATCGTCGTCGGCACTGGCGTCCTCGCAGCGCTCGCCGCCCCGATCGCGGCGCGTGTGACGGGAATCGTGCCGTCTCTGCGCGAGGCCCGAAGCGAGGTTCGACGATTCTACAATCATGCGGCTCCCGTCGCGATGAGTAGTCTCGGAAAAGTGTTCCAGAACCGCGTCGACGTGCTCCTGGTGGGGGCGTTACTGACGACGGTTGCGGCCGGCGTGTACAACGCCCTCCTCGTGTTGATCGCGATCGCGTGGATTCCGTTGCAGTCGTTCAACCAGCTGTTACCGCCGGTCGCATCGGAACTGTACGCCGACGGTCGGATCGAGGTGCTCAACGAGATCTACACGTCCGTTACGCGGCTGATCGTCACCACGGTCGTCCCCGTTCTCGCGATCCTCCTCGTCTACGGGCGAGACCTCCTCGCGCTGTTCGGCCCGACGTACACGCAGGGGTACGTGCCACTGGTCGTGTATCTCGGCGGCGTGTTCGTCGGCAGCGCCGTGGGGGCGACCGGGTGGCTCCTGATGATGACCGACCATCAGTACGCTCGAATGCTCCTCGACTGGCTCCTCGCCGCCCTCAACGTCGCGCTGACGTACACGTTCATCGTCCAGTTCGGCCTCGTCGGTGCCGCCCTCGGCACGTCGCTCGCGATCGCCATCCAGAACGGCATTCAGGTGCTCCTCCTCCGACGGTTCGAGGGCCTGTGGCCGTTCGATCGAACGTTCCTCACGCCGATCGCGGCTGGCGGCGTCACGCTGCTCGTCATGTGGACGATCCGCGTCAGCGTTTCGAGTAGTCTCGCCCCCGTACTCGGTAGTGTCGCCGGGTTGGGAAGCTACATCGTGTCGCTCCACGTACTCGGTATCGATCCTCGCGATCGACTCGTCGTTCGCGAACTCGTCGATCGGTATCGGACCGACCTGACCGAGACGCTACAAACGGCCACTCGATCCGCGTAG
- a CDS encoding tryptophanase, which translates to MVAYRTKMVERITLPAREQRERTLAEAGYNVFNVPAAEVYVDLLTDSGTGAMSDEQWAALVRADEAYAGSECFDRLESAVADVMGFEHVIPAHQGRGAENVLYGTLLSAGDVVPNNTHFDTTRAHVANQDADPVDCPVDEAYDFESDAAFGGNLSLDRARTVVDEVGPEQVPVVVQTITNNSAAGQPVSVENTRRVRAFADEIDATFVIDACRFAENAYFVKQREDEFADASIAEIAREQLSYADAVVMSGKKDGLVNAGGFVATDDPDLFERCKQRAILYEGFPTYGGMAGRDVAAMAVGLREAVEEAYVADRVEQVREFGSLLGEAGVPVATGGHAVYLDAGAVLPHLSSDVFPGQALVCELYREGGVRGVELGSFAFPETDRPELVRLAVPRRTYHREHFDHVVETVETVLETRSEVDGLRLASEPSIPELRHFTADLEPVQT; encoded by the coding sequence ATGGTTGCCTATCGGACGAAGATGGTCGAACGGATCACGCTCCCGGCGCGGGAGCAACGTGAACGAACGCTCGCGGAGGCCGGCTACAACGTCTTCAACGTTCCCGCCGCGGAGGTGTACGTCGACCTGCTGACAGACAGCGGGACCGGCGCGATGAGCGACGAGCAGTGGGCCGCGCTCGTCCGGGCCGACGAAGCGTACGCCGGCTCGGAGTGCTTCGATCGGCTCGAGTCGGCCGTCGCGGACGTGATGGGGTTCGAGCACGTCATCCCGGCCCACCAGGGCCGGGGCGCGGAGAACGTCCTCTACGGCACGCTGCTCTCGGCCGGCGACGTCGTCCCCAACAACACCCACTTCGACACCACTCGCGCTCACGTCGCGAACCAGGACGCCGACCCGGTCGACTGTCCGGTGGACGAGGCCTACGACTTCGAGTCCGACGCCGCCTTCGGGGGGAACCTCTCGCTCGATCGGGCCCGGACGGTCGTCGACGAGGTCGGTCCGGAGCAGGTCCCGGTGGTCGTCCAGACGATCACGAACAACTCGGCGGCCGGCCAGCCTGTCAGCGTCGAGAACACCCGTCGCGTCCGGGCGTTCGCGGACGAGATCGACGCCACGTTCGTGATCGACGCCTGCCGGTTCGCCGAGAACGCCTACTTCGTCAAACAGCGCGAAGACGAGTTCGCGGACGCCTCGATCGCCGAGATCGCCCGCGAACAGCTCTCCTACGCCGACGCCGTCGTGATGAGCGGCAAGAAAGACGGGCTGGTCAACGCCGGCGGCTTCGTCGCGACCGACGACCCCGACCTCTTCGAGCGGTGCAAACAGCGCGCGATCCTCTACGAGGGGTTCCCGACCTACGGCGGGATGGCAGGCCGCGACGTCGCGGCGATGGCCGTCGGGCTTCGCGAAGCCGTCGAAGAGGCGTACGTCGCCGATCGGGTCGAACAGGTTCGCGAGTTCGGCTCGTTGCTCGGTGAGGCCGGTGTTCCGGTCGCTACCGGCGGCCACGCAGTGTACCTCGACGCCGGGGCCGTCCTTCCGCACCTCTCGTCCGACGTGTTCCCCGGCCAGGCGCTTGTCTGTGAACTCTACCGCGAAGGGGGCGTCCGCGGCGTCGAACTGGGGAGTTTCGCGTTCCCGGAGACCGATCGCCCCGAACTCGTGCGGCTCGCAGTGCCCCGTCGAACCTACCACCGGGAACACTTCGACCACGTCGTCGAGACGGTCGAGACGGTCCTCGAGACGCGATCCGAGGTCGACGGGCTCCGGCTCGCGTCCGAGCCGTCGATTCCCGAACTCCGCCACTTCACCGCCGATCTCGAACCGGTCCAGACGTAG
- a CDS encoding GNAT family N-acetyltransferase has translation MFVRTATPDDVLEVRRILDAAMLEPGDVEARTAAGDVLVGGDRRGTASADRDGDGSRDDERILGTLVLEPRDRGGHVAAIGVRRRHQGRGIGRALIERALEREGRLTARFDDGVRPFYERVGFAIEPIDDRRHRGIAEATERA, from the coding sequence ATGTTCGTCCGAACTGCAACCCCCGACGACGTCCTCGAGGTTCGGCGCATCCTCGACGCCGCGATGCTCGAACCCGGGGACGTCGAGGCACGGACCGCGGCGGGAGACGTCCTCGTCGGTGGCGATCGACGCGGGACCGCGAGTGCGGACCGCGACGGTGACGGGTCCCGCGACGACGAACGGATCCTGGGCACGCTCGTCCTCGAACCCCGCGATCGGGGCGGCCACGTCGCCGCGATCGGCGTTCGCCGTCGCCACCAGGGTCGCGGTATCGGTCGCGCGCTGATCGAGCGGGCGCTCGAGCGCGAGGGCCGACTGACCGCGCGGTTCGACGACGGCGTCCGCCCGTTCTACGAGCGGGTCGGGTTCGCGATCGAACCGATCGACGACCGGCGCCACCGCGGGATCGCGGAGGCGACCGAACGGGCGTAG
- a CDS encoding aspartate kinase has translation MRVVAKFGGTSLGSGDRINRAADSIAAAVEDGHEIAVVASAMGSTTDELLEEITFETDEADRAQIVSMGERTSVRMLKAALSARDIDATFLEPGSDDWPVVTDEYGEVNVEETQRRAGEVAAELDGTVPVITGFLAEGPDGSITTLGRGGSDTTAVMMGKYMDADEVVIVTDVEGVMTGDPNVVEGARNVGEISVDELRNLSFRGAEVVAPSALSYKDGNLDVRVVHYQHGDLLSGGTSIEGEFQNLVDLRERPLACLTVAGRAIRNQPGVFYHLSEALSESDVNIDAVASGLDTVTFYIDEEEAERAENILHREVIARDELSSVTVDEPMAVVRVTGGELPNQPGVISDIVNPLAEARINVQDIITSATSVAIFVDWDDREETLELTQDLF, from the coding sequence ATGCGCGTCGTAGCCAAGTTCGGCGGGACGAGTCTCGGGAGCGGCGATCGGATCAACCGCGCGGCGGATTCGATCGCGGCGGCCGTCGAGGACGGCCACGAGATCGCCGTCGTCGCGAGCGCGATGGGATCGACCACCGACGAACTGCTCGAGGAGATCACTTTCGAGACCGACGAGGCCGATCGGGCCCAGATCGTCAGCATGGGCGAGCGGACCTCGGTCCGGATGCTCAAGGCGGCGCTATCGGCCCGGGACATCGACGCGACCTTCCTGGAGCCCGGCAGCGACGACTGGCCGGTCGTCACCGACGAGTACGGCGAGGTCAACGTCGAGGAGACCCAGCGACGCGCCGGAGAGGTCGCCGCGGAGCTCGACGGGACGGTCCCGGTCATCACCGGCTTCCTCGCGGAGGGACCGGACGGCTCGATCACGACGCTGGGCCGCGGCGGCAGCGACACGACTGCGGTCATGATGGGCAAGTACATGGACGCCGACGAGGTCGTCATCGTCACCGACGTCGAGGGCGTCATGACCGGCGACCCGAACGTCGTGGAGGGAGCCCGCAACGTCGGCGAGATCTCGGTCGACGAACTCCGGAACCTCTCGTTCCGCGGGGCCGAGGTCGTCGCGCCCTCCGCGCTGTCGTACAAGGACGGCAACCTCGACGTCCGCGTCGTCCACTACCAGCACGGCGACCTCCTCTCGGGCGGGACCAGCATCGAAGGCGAGTTCCAGAACCTCGTCGACCTGCGCGAGCGCCCGCTGGCCTGTCTCACCGTCGCCGGCCGGGCGATCCGCAACCAGCCCGGCGTCTTCTACCATCTCTCTGAGGCCCTCTCCGAGAGCGACGTCAACATCGACGCCGTCGCGAGCGGCCTCGACACCGTCACGTTCTACATCGACGAGGAGGAGGCCGAACGCGCCGAGAACATCCTCCACCGAGAGGTCATCGCGCGCGACGAACTCTCGAGCGTCACCGTCGACGAACCGATGGCCGTCGTCCGCGTGACCGGCGGCGAACTCCCGAACCAGCCCGGCGTCATCAGCGACATCGTCAACCCGCTGGCCGAGGCCCGGATCAACGTCCAGGACATCATCACCAGCGCGACCAGCGTCGCCATCTTCGTCGACTGGGACGATCGGGAGGAGACCCTCGAGTTGACCCAGGACCTGTTTTAG
- a CDS encoding acyl-CoA synthetase gives MPSDHNMPDYEQVREGFSWEDIYDAADWDAPDRINIAHEVCDRHAENREKVALYQVSEDGDLTTLTFWELAERTNRFANVLESLGIEQGDRVFSYMPRIPEHYVALVGTVKRGAVFGGINERFGPDGISYRLDDCDTKAIVTTAENRDTVADALENAPSVEHVIVVSDDGTGILRGDVSYHDEMETASREYEPADTGGEDDALLYYTSGTTGLAKGVLHKHRWVTGVAATQKYAVDLQEGDLYWSTGDLGWLTGPINTLGAWFWGTALFTYEGEFDPAEWADLLDRFPVTVLFSIPTAYRMLREHEDVLEGVSLDLRHALSIGEPLSAGVVEWGEETLGVTIHDTYGQTETGNMIINNYPTMEVRPGSMGKPLPGIEAAVVDPETGEVLDPGETGEIAQRGDYPCFFAEYWEKPAQTESCFVDGPDGQWYLSGDLANVDEDGYFWFEGRADDVILSSGYRIGPFEVESSLGEHEAVAEAAVVPKPHRERGNIVKAYVVPSEAATPSEDLKEEIRTHVRDELSAHEYPREIEFRDELPKTVTGKIRRTELQDEAEEEVEAD, from the coding sequence ATGCCATCGGATCACAACATGCCCGACTACGAGCAGGTCCGCGAGGGATTCTCGTGGGAGGACATCTACGACGCGGCGGACTGGGACGCACCGGACCGGATCAACATCGCACACGAGGTCTGCGATCGCCACGCCGAGAACAGGGAGAAGGTGGCGCTCTACCAGGTGAGCGAAGACGGCGATCTGACGACGCTGACGTTCTGGGAACTGGCCGAGCGGACGAACCGGTTCGCGAACGTCCTCGAGAGCCTCGGGATCGAGCAGGGCGATCGCGTCTTCTCGTACATGCCGCGGATCCCGGAACACTACGTCGCGCTTGTGGGGACGGTAAAGCGCGGGGCCGTCTTCGGCGGGATCAACGAGCGGTTCGGTCCTGACGGCATCTCCTACCGCCTGGACGACTGCGACACGAAGGCGATCGTCACCACCGCCGAGAACCGTGACACCGTCGCGGATGCGCTGGAGAACGCCCCATCCGTCGAACACGTGATCGTCGTCAGCGACGACGGGACGGGAATCCTGCGCGGAGACGTCAGCTACCACGACGAGATGGAGACCGCGAGTCGCGAGTACGAACCGGCCGACACCGGCGGCGAGGACGACGCCCTGCTGTACTACACCAGCGGAACGACCGGGCTGGCAAAGGGCGTTCTCCACAAGCACCGGTGGGTCACCGGCGTCGCCGCCACCCAGAAGTACGCCGTCGACCTCCAGGAGGGCGACCTGTACTGGTCGACGGGCGATCTCGGGTGGCTGACCGGCCCGATCAACACGCTGGGCGCGTGGTTCTGGGGGACCGCGCTGTTCACCTACGAGGGCGAGTTCGACCCCGCGGAGTGGGCCGACCTGCTCGATCGGTTCCCGGTCACCGTGCTGTTCTCCATCCCGACGGCCTACCGCATGCTCCGCGAGCACGAGGACGTCCTCGAGGGGGTGTCGCTCGATCTGCGCCACGCGCTGTCGATCGGCGAACCCCTCTCGGCGGGCGTCGTCGAGTGGGGCGAGGAGACGCTGGGCGTCACGATCCACGACACCTACGGCCAGACCGAGACGGGGAACATGATCATCAACAACTACCCGACGATGGAGGTCCGGCCGGGGTCGATGGGCAAGCCGCTTCCCGGCATCGAGGCCGCCGTCGTCGACCCCGAGACCGGCGAAGTGCTCGATCCCGGCGAGACGGGCGAGATCGCTCAGCGCGGAGACTACCCCTGTTTCTTCGCGGAGTACTGGGAGAAGCCCGCACAGACCGAGTCGTGTTTCGTCGACGGCCCGGACGGACAATGGTACCTCTCGGGTGACCTCGCGAACGTGGACGAAGACGGCTACTTCTGGTTCGAGGGCCGGGCCGACGACGTCATCCTCTCCTCGGGGTACCGGATCGGGCCCTTCGAAGTGGAGAGTTCGCTCGGCGAGCACGAGGCCGTCGCCGAGGCCGCAGTCGTGCCGAAACCCCACCGGGAGCGAGGGAACATCGTGAAAGCGTACGTCGTCCCCAGCGAGGCCGCGACACCCTCCGAGGACCTCAAGGAGGAGATCAGGACTCACGTCCGCGACGAACTCTCGGCTCACGAGTACCCACGCGAGATCGAGTTCCGCGACGAACTCCCGAAGACAGTCACCGGGAAGATTCGCCGGACGGAACTCCAGGACGAGGCCGAAGAGGAGGTCGAGGCCGACTGA